One genomic segment of Pseudomonas sp. RU47 includes these proteins:
- a CDS encoding SDR family oxidoreductase, which produces MTQPLKVALVTGAGSGIGRSVALGLLADGYTLVLAGRRPEPLQALVELAASEGHEALAAPTDVRDPVSVDALFATIAEVYGRLDVVFNNAGVNAPAVPLDELTFEQWRNVIDTNLNGVFLCARGAFGLMRRQQPQGGRIINNGSISAHTPRPFSSAYTASKHAVLGLTKSLALDGREFNIACSQIDIGNALTEMSVRMTKGVRQANGSIAVEPMVDVKHVADAVRYIAGLPLSANVLNMTVMASAMPFAGRG; this is translated from the coding sequence ATCACTCAACCTTTGAAAGTCGCGCTGGTCACCGGCGCTGGCAGCGGAATCGGCCGCTCCGTGGCGCTTGGCCTGCTGGCCGACGGTTACACCCTGGTGCTTGCTGGTCGCCGACCGGAACCGTTGCAAGCGCTGGTCGAACTGGCGGCGAGCGAAGGGCACGAAGCCCTCGCGGCGCCCACCGATGTGCGTGACCCGGTCAGTGTCGATGCGCTGTTCGCAACCATTGCCGAGGTCTACGGGCGTCTGGATGTGGTCTTCAACAATGCCGGGGTCAATGCCCCCGCTGTGCCCTTGGACGAACTGACGTTCGAGCAGTGGCGCAACGTGATCGACACCAACCTCAACGGGGTTTTCCTGTGTGCCCGTGGCGCCTTCGGCCTCATGCGCCGGCAACAGCCACAGGGCGGACGCATCATCAATAACGGTTCGATTTCGGCACACACTCCGCGCCCGTTCAGCAGCGCCTACACCGCCAGCAAACATGCGGTGCTGGGGCTGACCAAATCGCTGGCGCTGGACGGTCGCGAATTCAACATCGCTTGCAGTCAGATCGACATCGGCAATGCCCTGACCGAGATGTCGGTGCGCATGACCAAGGGCGTGCGCCAGGCCAACGGCAGCATCGCCGTGGAGCCTATGGTCGACGTCAAACATGTCGCCGATGCGGTGCGCTACATCGCCGGCCTGCCGCTGTCGGCCAACGTTCTGAACATGACCGTCATGGCCAGCGCCATGCCGTTTGCCGGCCGCGGTTGA
- a CDS encoding 2-hydroxyacid dehydrogenase produces the protein MKPEVLQLSPILIPEINARLDELFTVRRYFQQTDKQAYLQEHGANIRGVITGGHTGITQAVMAQLPKLEVVAVNGVGTDAVDLAYARDRGIRVTATIGALTEDVADLAIGLLISVCRGLCTSDRYVRSGQWPHSATPLAPLPLARQVSGMRIGIVGMGRVGRAVASRAAAFGCPISYTDLQPMSDVTHTFVADLKQLARDSDALILAAAADKAEAIIDASVLQALGKDGYLINVARGKLVNEGDLVAALAAGEIAGAGLDVFVDEPNVPEALFGNEQVVLQPHRASATLQTRTRMGEMVVASLLDSFAGKTPQGCVTG, from the coding sequence ATGAAGCCAGAAGTCTTGCAGCTCAGCCCGATCCTGATTCCTGAAATCAACGCGCGGCTCGACGAATTGTTCACTGTCCGACGCTATTTCCAGCAGACGGACAAACAGGCGTATTTACAGGAGCACGGCGCGAATATTCGCGGGGTGATCACCGGAGGCCATACCGGCATCACCCAGGCCGTCATGGCGCAACTGCCGAAACTTGAAGTGGTGGCGGTCAACGGCGTCGGCACCGATGCGGTGGACCTGGCTTACGCTCGGGATCGCGGCATCCGCGTGACGGCGACCATTGGCGCGTTGACCGAAGACGTCGCCGACCTTGCCATCGGTTTGCTGATTTCCGTGTGTCGCGGGCTGTGTACCAGTGATCGCTATGTACGCTCGGGCCAATGGCCGCATAGCGCCACACCGCTGGCGCCGCTGCCGCTGGCGCGTCAGGTGTCCGGCATGCGTATCGGTATTGTCGGCATGGGCCGGGTTGGCCGCGCGGTAGCCAGCCGAGCGGCGGCCTTCGGCTGTCCGATCAGTTACACCGACCTGCAACCGATGAGCGATGTCACCCACACTTTCGTCGCCGACCTCAAGCAATTGGCCCGCGACAGCGATGCGCTGATTCTCGCCGCCGCTGCCGACAAGGCTGAAGCCATCATCGATGCTTCCGTGCTACAGGCGCTGGGCAAGGACGGTTATCTGATCAACGTGGCACGGGGCAAACTGGTCAACGAGGGTGATCTGGTGGCAGCACTCGCTGCCGGCGAGATCGCCGGTGCGGGGCTGGATGTGTTTGTCGATGAACCGAATGTGCCGGAAGCCTTGTTCGGTAATGAGCAAGTGGTGCTGCAACCGCACCGCGCCAGCGCCACCTTGCAGACGCGCACACGCATGGGTGAGATGGTGGTGGCGAGTCTGCTGGACAGCTTTGCCGGGAAGACGCCGCAGGGTTGTGTCACTGGTTAA
- a CDS encoding TonB-dependent siderophore receptor, whose translation MRRTLLSICVLQALSSSSWAEQADSTTSALELDATDVVGTADYERADGPVQGYRATRSASATRTDTAIHETPQSISVVTKDAVEDLGATRLQDALDYAGGVGRANNFGGQGLTTFTVRGFTTGEFYRNGFPINRGYPNMPDANTIERLEVLRGPATMLYGRGDPGGTFNVVSKQPLAERTVTLGSQLNDQGMKRGTLDASGPLDEEGRLAYRLNVVGEGGDTFRDHVETERYGITPVLTWQASDATRVIFEGDFMRNNHPLDRGVTRYAKQIGTASRDTFFGEKDAGKLHNDNNMAQLRFEHLLNDDWTLGGGFQWLDGSLEGNAIEANGIADDGRTLGRNFNYRKLEWTDKDTQLNLTGHFSTGGLQHTLLTGIEYEDYDYKSIIQRSSGAVGAYPIDIFDPVYGQPRPALTRTPTHDKENIKTYAAFVQDQVALTERLKVLAGARFERFEHDYETYVPGGKNWQASDNAVTPRLGVTYDLTETLAVYADTARSFKPNTGASRVGGGFAPEKGKSYEMGVKWEALDHQLSIDAAIYQIEKRNVLTTDPVDSTFSVAAGEVRSRGFDLNVAGNLTPEWRVIGGYAYVDAEVTKDNVIRSGTRLMNIPQNSFSLLNVYEFQDGALKGLGLGTGLKYVDERAGQTANTAFSMGSYTVVDLLGFYKVNEKVRLNLDVKNLFDRDYEEGAFGNVYAYPGAPRTVQVGISYTL comes from the coding sequence ATGCGTCGTACTCTGCTTTCAATTTGCGTGCTGCAGGCGTTGTCTTCTTCCTCGTGGGCCGAACAGGCCGATTCAACCACCTCAGCGCTTGAGCTGGACGCAACCGACGTGGTCGGTACAGCGGATTACGAACGAGCCGACGGCCCGGTGCAGGGTTATCGCGCTACACGTTCTGCCAGCGCCACGCGCACCGATACCGCCATCCATGAAACCCCGCAATCGATCAGCGTAGTGACCAAAGATGCGGTCGAAGACCTCGGCGCCACGCGTCTGCAAGATGCACTGGACTATGCCGGCGGCGTCGGCCGGGCGAACAATTTCGGCGGGCAGGGGCTGACCACATTCACCGTCCGCGGCTTCACCACCGGCGAGTTCTACCGCAACGGTTTCCCGATCAATCGCGGCTACCCGAACATGCCCGATGCCAACACCATCGAGCGGCTGGAAGTGCTGCGCGGGCCGGCAACGATGCTCTACGGTCGTGGCGATCCCGGCGGCACTTTCAATGTGGTTTCCAAGCAGCCGTTGGCCGAGCGCACGGTCACGCTGGGCAGTCAGTTGAACGATCAAGGCATGAAGCGCGGCACCTTGGACGCCTCCGGCCCGCTGGACGAAGAGGGGCGCCTGGCCTATCGATTGAACGTGGTGGGCGAGGGCGGCGATACCTTCCGCGATCACGTCGAGACCGAGCGCTACGGCATCACGCCGGTGCTGACCTGGCAGGCCAGTGATGCCACCCGGGTGATCTTCGAGGGTGATTTCATGCGCAACAATCATCCGCTGGATCGCGGCGTGACGCGTTACGCCAAACAGATTGGCACCGCTTCGCGGGATACGTTTTTCGGCGAAAAAGACGCCGGCAAATTGCACAACGACAACAACATGGCGCAGCTTCGTTTCGAACATCTGCTCAATGATGACTGGACGCTGGGCGGTGGCTTCCAGTGGCTCGACGGCTCGCTTGAAGGCAATGCCATCGAAGCCAACGGCATTGCCGATGACGGTCGAACCCTAGGACGCAACTTCAACTACCGCAAACTGGAGTGGACCGACAAGGACACTCAACTCAATCTCACCGGGCATTTCAGCACCGGTGGCTTGCAGCACACGTTGCTGACCGGTATCGAATACGAAGATTACGACTACAAGTCGATCATTCAGCGCTCCAGCGGCGCGGTCGGCGCCTACCCGATCGACATCTTCGATCCGGTCTACGGCCAGCCGCGCCCGGCATTGACCCGCACCCCGACCCACGACAAGGAAAATATCAAGACCTATGCCGCGTTCGTCCAGGATCAGGTGGCGCTGACTGAGCGTCTGAAGGTGCTGGCCGGGGCGCGTTTTGAGCGTTTCGAACACGACTATGAAACCTACGTGCCGGGCGGTAAAAACTGGCAGGCCAGTGATAACGCGGTGACTCCACGCCTCGGCGTGACCTACGACCTGACCGAGACGCTGGCGGTTTATGCGGACACCGCGCGCTCTTTCAAGCCCAATACCGGCGCGAGCCGCGTGGGCGGAGGCTTCGCCCCGGAGAAAGGCAAGTCCTACGAAATGGGCGTCAAGTGGGAAGCGCTGGATCATCAGTTGAGCATCGACGCAGCGATCTATCAGATCGAAAAACGCAACGTGTTGACCACCGACCCGGTGGACTCGACCTTCAGCGTGGCGGCCGGGGAAGTGCGCAGCCGTGGTTTCGATCTGAACGTCGCCGGCAACCTGACCCCCGAATGGCGCGTGATCGGCGGCTACGCCTACGTGGATGCCGAAGTGACCAAGGACAACGTGATCCGTTCGGGCACACGCCTGATGAACATTCCGCAAAACAGCTTCAGCCTGCTCAACGTTTACGAGTTTCAGGACGGAGCGCTTAAGGGTTTGGGCCTGGGCACCGGACTCAAATACGTCGACGAGCGCGCCGGGCAAACCGCCAATACCGCGTTCTCGATGGGCAGCTACACCGTCGTCGATTTGCTCGGCTTCTATAAGGTCAACGAGAAAGTGCGGCTCAATCTTGACGTGAAGAATCTGTTTGACCGGGATTATGAAGAGGGCGCGTTTGGTAATGTCTACGCCTATCCGGGTGCGCCGAGAACGGTGCAGGTGGGGATTTCCTATACCTTGTAA
- a CDS encoding TetR/AcrR family transcriptional regulator, with the protein MKATYDDTRQHLLDTGHRMMAEKGFTSVGLNEILQTAGVPKGSFYHYFKSKELYGQALLADYFVGYLADMERRLTLPGLSAYERLMDYWQGWQNRCTLEGHGDECLVVKLSAEVADLSESMRLTLRDGAEQVVARITLCIEQGQAENSLPQGDARHLAETLYQLWLGASLLNKLQRTGQSLDTSMAMTKQLLHV; encoded by the coding sequence ATGAAAGCGACCTACGACGACACCCGCCAACACTTGCTCGACACCGGCCACCGGATGATGGCCGAGAAGGGCTTCACCAGTGTCGGCCTCAACGAGATCCTGCAAACCGCCGGTGTGCCCAAGGGTTCGTTCTATCACTACTTCAAATCCAAAGAGTTGTACGGCCAGGCGTTGCTGGCGGATTACTTCGTCGGCTACCTCGCCGACATGGAGCGGCGCCTGACGCTGCCAGGCTTGAGCGCCTATGAGCGGCTGATGGATTACTGGCAGGGCTGGCAGAACCGCTGCACTCTCGAAGGCCACGGTGACGAATGTCTGGTGGTGAAGCTCAGTGCCGAAGTCGCCGATTTGTCGGAGTCGATGCGCCTGACCTTGCGCGATGGCGCCGAGCAAGTGGTGGCGCGCATCACTCTGTGTATCGAGCAGGGCCAGGCTGAAAACAGTCTGCCTCAGGGTGATGCCCGACACTTGGCGGAAACCCTGTATCAGCTGTGGTTGGGCGCCAGTTTGCTGAACAAATTGCAGCGTACCGGGCAATCACTGGACACCTCGATGGCAATGACGAAGCAGCTTTTGCACGTTTGA
- a CDS encoding type 1 glutamine amidotransferase domain-containing protein yields MKILMVLTSHDQLGNTGKKTGFWLEEFAAPYYAFKDAGADVTLVSPAGGQPPLDPKSDEPDAQTAETDRFRKDSAAQQALANTGRLADVSADDFDAVFYPGGHGPLWDLAEDKQSIALIEAFDRANKPHGFVCHAPGVLRHALNADGKPLVQHRQVTGFTNSEEEAVGLTDVVPFLIEDEFQRLGGHYSKVADWQVHVVADGQLVTGQNPASSAAVAKKLLEMLG; encoded by the coding sequence ATGAAAATCCTGATGGTTTTGACTTCCCACGATCAACTCGGCAACACCGGCAAGAAAACCGGCTTCTGGCTGGAAGAGTTCGCCGCGCCCTACTACGCCTTCAAGGACGCCGGCGCCGACGTCACGCTGGTCTCGCCGGCCGGTGGCCAGCCGCCGCTGGACCCGAAAAGCGATGAGCCCGATGCGCAGACCGCCGAGACTGATCGCTTCCGCAAAGACTCTGCCGCGCAACAGGCGCTGGCCAATACCGGGCGCTTGGCCGACGTCAGCGCCGATGATTTCGATGCGGTGTTTTACCCGGGCGGCCACGGCCCGCTGTGGGACCTGGCCGAAGACAAGCAGTCGATCGCGTTGATCGAAGCGTTTGACCGCGCCAACAAACCCCACGGTTTTGTCTGCCATGCGCCGGGGGTGTTGCGTCACGCCCTCAACGCTGACGGCAAACCGCTGGTCCAGCATCGCCAGGTCACCGGTTTCACCAACTCCGAAGAAGAGGCCGTCGGCCTGACGGACGTCGTGCCGTTCCTGATCGAGGACGAGTTCCAGCGTCTCGGCGGCCATTATTCGAAAGTGGCTGACTGGCAGGTTCATGTGGTCGCCGACGGGCAACTGGTCACTGGCCAGAACCCTGCCAGCTCGGCCGCTGTCGCGAAAAAACTACTGGAGATGCTGGGCTAA
- a CDS encoding alkene reductase has translation MNNSRFFTPATLGHHTLKNRIVLPPLTRQRSTQPGNVANELMAEYYQQRAGAGLLVTEGTQIEPRGQGYAWTPGIHTPEQIAGWRKVTEAVHAVDGVIFAQLWHVGRVSHTALQPDGAAPVSASAVATDRVSVFIETAPGAGELVPPSAPRALSTDEVQELVQLYIQAARNAMDAGFDGIELHCANGYLVNQFISAHSNLRDDQYGGSLHNRLRFLKEVVAGVAECIGKEKVGVRFAPLFTTTDEARTYLGMVEEDPHSTYIEAIKVLQDVGIAYLSIAEADWDNAPAMPLTFRQAVRDTFSGAIIYAGRYTAESGAQLLGSGLADFVAFGRPFMANPDLPARIANDWPLNALNPATVYGGNAEGYTDYPVYPG, from the coding sequence ATGAACAACAGCCGTTTCTTCACCCCCGCCACTCTCGGCCATCACACCCTGAAAAACCGCATCGTCCTGCCGCCCCTCACCCGCCAGCGCAGCACCCAACCGGGCAACGTCGCCAATGAGCTGATGGCCGAGTATTACCAACAGCGCGCCGGCGCGGGTTTGCTGGTCACCGAAGGCACGCAGATTGAACCTCGTGGCCAGGGTTATGCGTGGACGCCGGGCATTCATACGCCTGAGCAAATCGCCGGATGGCGCAAAGTCACCGAGGCCGTGCATGCCGTGGACGGGGTGATTTTCGCCCAGTTGTGGCACGTCGGCCGTGTCTCGCACACCGCGCTGCAACCCGACGGCGCAGCGCCGGTTTCGGCCTCCGCCGTGGCTACAGATCGGGTCAGCGTGTTTATCGAAACCGCGCCCGGCGCCGGTGAGCTGGTGCCGCCGTCGGCACCTCGCGCGCTGAGCACCGATGAAGTGCAGGAACTGGTTCAGCTGTACATCCAGGCCGCACGCAACGCCATGGACGCGGGTTTCGATGGCATCGAATTGCACTGCGCCAACGGTTATCTGGTGAACCAGTTCATCTCCGCCCACAGCAATTTGCGCGACGATCAGTACGGTGGTTCGCTGCACAACCGCCTGCGCTTTCTCAAGGAAGTAGTCGCCGGCGTCGCCGAGTGCATCGGCAAGGAAAAAGTCGGCGTACGGTTCGCGCCGCTGTTTACCACCACCGATGAAGCGCGCACTTACCTGGGCATGGTCGAAGAGGATCCGCACAGCACTTACATTGAAGCGATCAAAGTGCTGCAGGACGTGGGCATCGCCTATCTGTCGATTGCCGAAGCCGACTGGGACAACGCCCCGGCGATGCCCCTCACGTTTCGTCAGGCAGTACGTGACACCTTCAGCGGCGCGATCATTTATGCCGGGCGTTACACCGCGGAATCCGGCGCGCAACTGCTCGGTTCCGGGCTGGCAGACTTCGTCGCTTTCGGCCGCCCGTTCATGGCCAACCCCGATCTGCCGGCGCGGATTGCCAATGACTGGCCGTTGAATGCGTTGAATCCGGCGACGGTGTATGGCGGCAACGCCGAGGGCTACACCGACTACCCCGTTTATCCCGGCTAA
- a CDS encoding cryptochrome/photolyase family protein: MNKTHRLCLVLGDQLSFDLASLAGLDREQDRVLLVEVMEEASHVAHHPQKIALIFSAMRHFAQALKEQGFHVHYVPLDDPQNSGSVPGELKRWQALLQANEVHLTQCGDWRLEQSLKDCGLPIHWHADNRFLCSRDEFRTWAAGKKQLRMEFFYREMRRKSRLLLNGDGTPVGGAWNFDADNRKPLPKTVKAPYPAGFANDAITLEVLALVKERFASHYGSLDDFNYPVTHADAQALWAWFLDYGLAGFGDYQDAMASDEPYLFHARISAALNIGLLDLRQLCSDVESAYWSGNISLNAAEGFIRQLIGWREYVRGVYWLHMPEYAEGNAFGNTRRLPEFYWTGDTKMNCMRQAIGQSLKHAYAHHIQRLMVTGNFALLAGIAPSQICEWYLAIYMDAFDWVELPNTLGMVMHADGGYLGSKPYCASGQYINRMSDYCRDCAYSVRETTADNACPFNALYWHFLMRHGDLLRGNQRMGMMYKNLDRMPPEKQQALWQRGQGLLDRLDRGESL; this comes from the coding sequence ATGAACAAAACCCATCGGCTGTGCCTCGTTCTGGGTGACCAGTTATCGTTTGATCTGGCTTCATTGGCAGGCTTGGATCGCGAACAGGATCGTGTGCTGCTGGTCGAGGTCATGGAAGAAGCCAGCCACGTTGCTCATCATCCGCAAAAGATCGCCCTGATCTTCAGCGCCATGCGTCACTTCGCTCAGGCACTGAAAGAACAAGGCTTCCACGTGCATTACGTGCCTCTCGACGACCCACAGAACAGCGGCTCGGTGCCCGGCGAGTTGAAGCGCTGGCAGGCGCTGCTGCAAGCGAACGAGGTGCACCTGACCCAATGCGGCGACTGGCGTCTGGAGCAATCACTGAAGGATTGTGGCTTGCCAATCCACTGGCATGCCGACAACCGTTTCCTCTGCAGCCGCGATGAGTTTCGTACGTGGGCCGCTGGCAAAAAGCAGCTGCGCATGGAGTTCTTCTACCGCGAGATGCGCCGCAAAAGTCGTCTGTTGCTCAATGGTGACGGCACGCCGGTCGGCGGCGCCTGGAACTTTGATGCCGACAACCGCAAACCCTTGCCGAAAACGGTAAAGGCGCCCTACCCGGCTGGTTTTGCCAACGATGCAATCACCCTCGAAGTTCTCGCACTGGTCAAGGAACGCTTCGCCAGTCACTACGGCAGCCTGGATGACTTCAACTATCCGGTGACCCACGCCGATGCCCAGGCGCTGTGGGCCTGGTTTCTCGATTACGGTCTGGCCGGGTTCGGCGATTATCAGGACGCGATGGCCAGCGACGAACCGTATCTGTTCCATGCGCGCATCAGCGCGGCGCTGAACATTGGCTTGCTCGATCTGCGTCAACTCTGCAGTGACGTGGAGTCGGCCTATTGGTCTGGCAACATTTCCCTGAATGCCGCCGAAGGCTTCATCCGCCAACTGATCGGCTGGCGCGAATATGTGCGGGGCGTTTATTGGCTGCACATGCCGGAATACGCCGAGGGCAATGCCTTCGGTAACACGCGGCGCCTGCCAGAGTTTTACTGGACCGGCGACACAAAAATGAACTGCATGCGCCAGGCCATCGGCCAAAGCCTCAAACACGCCTACGCCCATCACATCCAGCGCCTGATGGTGACCGGCAATTTCGCCCTGCTCGCCGGCATCGCACCGAGCCAGATCTGTGAATGGTATCTGGCGATTTATATGGACGCTTTCGATTGGGTCGAGCTGCCCAACACCCTCGGCATGGTCATGCACGCCGACGGCGGTTATCTCGGTTCCAAGCCTTATTGCGCCAGCGGTCAGTACATCAACCGGATGTCCGACTACTGTCGCGACTGTGCTTACTCGGTGCGCGAAACCACGGCGGATAACGCCTGCCCGTTCAACGCCCTGTACTGGCATTTTCTGATGCGCCACGGTGACCTTCTGCGCGGCAATCAGCGCATGGGCATGATGTACAAAAACCTCGATCGCATGCCGCCGGAAAAACAGCAGGCTTTGTGGCAACGCGGGCAAGGGCTGCTCGACAGACTGGATCGCGGCGAATCGCTATGA
- a CDS encoding PAS domain-containing protein, with product MNILKQLTREELESEVTRLRLAVKATCDAVWDWDLQTNQVIWNDSLQQAYGYASTAIEPTCDWRFAQIHTQDRSRVTTSIRSAIDGSGTTWSAEYRFLCHDGSYAEVLDRGHLIRNADGKAERMIGAMLDLTRSRSAETALRQSEERFSTILETIEAAFAIVKVKFDANDHPIDYYFVEANPAFERQAGVNLRGKWVTEFAPNLEKFWFETYGHVAKTGEPANFENYANTFERWFDVRAVRVGDPADRQIAIFFSDVTERRDAQERLRISEAVARENVERVQLALAAGAIIGTWHWHLPSDRFSVDEAFARVFDLDPAWGLDGLSLEQVVMTVHPDDREGLTAAINEVIARGGAYSHQYRVRGADGQYTWIEANGRVECAEDGTPVRFPGVLIDVEDRRNVEAERDRVTAALKALNDTLEQRVSARTADLMQAEEKLRQSQKMEAVGQLTGGLAHDFNNLLAGICASLELMEKRIGQGRLNDIDKYMLIAQDAAKRATALTHRLLAFSRRQTLDPRPTEVNALIAGMTELIQRTVGPSIRLKTVVAADLWPALVDASQLENALLNLCINARDAMPDGGSITVETANRTLDAESARVREMPEGQYLCLSVADTGTGMSAEVIAKAFDPFFTTKPLGQGTGLGLSMIYGFTKQSGGQVRVQSTVGQGTTMCVYLPRYLGETPRNHDDAKSSATLQAKPGETILIVDDEPTVRTLLKDVLNDLGYNLLEAADSVEGLEALRSSAHIDLLITDVGLPGGMNGRQMADAGRQIRPKLKTLFITGYAENSVIGNGQLGPGMQVLTKPFAVDTLVSRVSGLLTIDFD from the coding sequence GTGAACATCCTGAAACAGCTTACTCGCGAGGAGCTTGAGTCCGAAGTCACGCGCCTGCGTCTGGCCGTCAAGGCGACCTGCGACGCCGTTTGGGACTGGGATCTGCAAACCAACCAGGTCATCTGGAACGACTCGCTGCAACAGGCGTATGGCTACGCATCAACGGCCATAGAACCGACGTGTGACTGGCGGTTTGCGCAGATTCACACACAGGATCGCTCGCGCGTGACAACCTCGATTCGCTCGGCCATTGACGGCTCTGGCACGACCTGGAGCGCTGAGTACCGCTTCCTCTGCCACGATGGCTCATACGCCGAAGTCCTGGATCGCGGACATCTGATCCGCAATGCCGACGGCAAAGCCGAACGCATGATCGGTGCGATGCTCGACCTGACCCGTTCACGCAGTGCCGAAACCGCACTGCGCCAGAGCGAAGAGCGCTTCAGCACCATTCTGGAGACCATCGAGGCGGCGTTCGCCATCGTCAAAGTTAAATTCGACGCCAACGACCACCCCATCGACTATTACTTCGTCGAGGCCAACCCGGCGTTCGAACGTCAGGCCGGGGTCAACCTGCGGGGCAAGTGGGTCACCGAGTTTGCGCCCAACCTGGAGAAATTCTGGTTCGAAACCTACGGCCATGTGGCCAAGACCGGCGAGCCGGCAAACTTCGAGAACTACGCCAATACCTTCGAACGCTGGTTCGATGTGCGCGCCGTGCGTGTCGGCGACCCGGCCGATCGGCAGATTGCGATCTTCTTCAGCGATGTCACCGAACGTCGCGACGCGCAAGAGCGTTTGCGCATCAGCGAAGCGGTCGCTAGGGAAAACGTCGAACGGGTCCAGCTCGCCCTGGCCGCCGGCGCCATTATCGGCACCTGGCACTGGCACTTGCCCAGCGATCGCTTCAGCGTCGATGAAGCCTTCGCGCGGGTGTTCGACCTCGACCCGGCCTGGGGTCTCGACGGTCTGAGCCTGGAGCAAGTGGTGATGACCGTTCACCCGGATGACAGGGAAGGACTCACAGCCGCGATCAACGAAGTCATTGCCCGTGGAGGTGCCTATTCGCACCAATACCGAGTGCGCGGCGCAGATGGCCAATACACCTGGATTGAAGCGAACGGCCGCGTCGAATGTGCTGAAGACGGCACACCTGTACGCTTTCCCGGCGTGCTCATCGATGTCGAAGACCGGCGCAACGTCGAAGCCGAGCGCGACCGGGTCACCGCCGCATTGAAAGCCCTCAACGACACACTGGAACAACGGGTCTCGGCGCGCACCGCAGACCTGATGCAGGCCGAAGAGAAGCTGCGCCAATCGCAGAAAATGGAAGCGGTCGGGCAACTCACCGGCGGTCTGGCTCATGACTTCAACAACCTGCTGGCAGGCATTTGCGCCTCCCTTGAACTGATGGAGAAACGCATCGGCCAAGGCCGTCTGAACGACATCGACAAATACATGCTGATCGCTCAGGACGCGGCCAAACGCGCCACCGCCCTGACCCATCGCCTGCTGGCCTTCTCCCGGCGACAGACCCTCGATCCACGGCCAACTGAGGTCAACGCGCTGATTGCTGGCATGACCGAACTGATCCAGCGCACCGTCGGCCCGAGCATTCGCCTGAAGACGGTCGTCGCCGCCGATCTGTGGCCGGCGCTGGTCGATGCCAGCCAACTGGAAAACGCCCTGCTCAACCTGTGCATCAACGCCCGCGATGCGATGCCCGATGGCGGCAGCATCACCGTCGAAACCGCCAATCGAACCCTGGATGCTGAATCAGCGCGCGTACGGGAAATGCCCGAAGGGCAATACCTGTGCTTGTCGGTCGCCGACACCGGTACCGGTATGAGCGCTGAAGTGATCGCCAAGGCCTTCGACCCGTTTTTCACCACCAAACCGTTGGGCCAGGGCACCGGGCTCGGGCTGTCGATGATCTACGGTTTCACCAAGCAATCCGGCGGGCAGGTGCGGGTGCAATCGACTGTGGGTCAAGGCACCACCATGTGCGTTTACCTGCCGCGCTATCTCGGCGAAACGCCGCGCAATCACGATGACGCGAAAAGCTCGGCAACCCTGCAGGCCAAGCCCGGCGAGACCATCCTGATTGTCGACGACGAACCCACCGTTCGCACGCTGCTCAAAGACGTGCTGAACGACCTCGGTTACAACCTGCTCGAAGCGGCCGACAGCGTTGAAGGGCTGGAAGCACTGCGCTCCAGCGCGCACATCGATCTGCTCATTACCGATGTCGGTTTGCCGGGCGGCATGAACGGCCGGCAGATGGCCGATGCGGGCAGGCAAATCAGACCGAAGCTCAAGACCTTGTTCATTACCGGGTACGCGGAAAACTCGGTGATCGGCAACGGTCAGCTCGGTCCGGGCATGCAGGTGCTGACCAAACCCTTTGCCGTCGACACGTTGGTGTCACGGGTAAGTGGTCTGCTGACCATCGACTTCGATTGA